The Gemmata palustris genome includes a region encoding these proteins:
- the amt gene encoding ammonium transporter: MQVRRLLLALLLFTGCSMMPGLWAPLGGIASAQDEKKSAAKPDLEAAEKAIADLKKAFEATQKELAETKKALGDLKTSSTADTKAATAKVDALKKEIDAATKSATTTKDELAALTVKANALTKELETVKAAGGDPKAAAEKLAAIEKGAEESKKAAEEIKKAAEKGVADAGAAATTGKERGDTAWMLTSSAFVLFMVPGLALFYGGMVRRKNVLATMMHSMAALAVVGVYWVAIGYAIAFGPSVIKIDVAGVTDGGLFGWSWDLLFLKGIEPGAKLGGYDIPVYVHVMFQGMFAIITPALISGAIAERIRFWPFCLFMVLWVTFVYCPLAHMVWAFDWFDNGIPLAKRGGAAIGLLGKMGALDFAGGTVVHIAAGMAGLACCLVLGKRAGYPKQIAHPNSMVLTLLGAGLLWFGWFGFNGGSSVRGDSLAGSAFAATQAAAAAAGLGWMLVEWLHKGKPTALGLASGIVAGLVAVTPASGFVYMWGAVLIGLAAAVLCYLAVALKNVLGYDDSLDAFGVHGVGGFVGAILTGVFCSTLVNSAGTDGPFAFSAHRSRLEALKKDEGKMIKDAKAEADKAAADAKAKETESATQIEALTKAKDEAEKKFTEATIGKREAEAKALTEAKEKLKEATDPLDKLKDEATLKADAAKKMEDDQTALQATADKQDVDGKSGLSQLFIQIKAAVFSVVFAFVLSLGLVLLTQAITLGNFKTDAKSEAEGLDRTEHGEVGFDFSGATESATVVSTEPRAASAPRGNGRFDVQIAGADSKELMAIWSELCKPTDGAPDKDFIAVYPHVTTIRGTTFRCRDGDPAAITKRLASLFTRLAKKPVTATKV; encoded by the coding sequence ATGCAAGTTCGTCGCCTCTTGTTGGCCCTCCTCCTCTTCACGGGCTGCAGTATGATGCCCGGTCTGTGGGCACCATTGGGAGGGATCGCCTCCGCCCAAGACGAGAAGAAATCTGCAGCCAAGCCCGACTTGGAGGCAGCCGAGAAAGCGATCGCGGATCTGAAGAAGGCGTTTGAAGCCACACAGAAGGAACTCGCTGAGACGAAGAAAGCCCTCGGCGATCTGAAGACCAGTTCGACCGCCGACACGAAGGCCGCGACCGCGAAGGTCGATGCGCTCAAGAAGGAAATCGATGCGGCAACGAAATCCGCGACGACCACGAAGGACGAGCTGGCTGCACTCACGGTGAAGGCCAACGCGCTCACCAAGGAGCTCGAAACCGTCAAAGCCGCTGGGGGTGACCCGAAGGCTGCCGCGGAAAAGCTCGCGGCGATCGAAAAGGGTGCAGAAGAGAGCAAGAAAGCCGCGGAAGAGATCAAGAAGGCGGCCGAGAAGGGCGTGGCCGATGCCGGCGCTGCTGCAACAACGGGCAAAGAGCGCGGCGACACCGCCTGGATGCTGACCTCCAGTGCGTTCGTGCTGTTCATGGTGCCGGGTCTGGCGCTCTTCTACGGCGGTATGGTGCGGCGCAAGAACGTGCTGGCCACGATGATGCACAGCATGGCTGCCCTCGCAGTGGTCGGTGTTTACTGGGTCGCGATTGGGTACGCGATCGCGTTCGGCCCCTCGGTCATCAAAATCGACGTGGCTGGTGTCACGGACGGTGGACTGTTCGGGTGGAGCTGGGATCTGTTGTTCCTGAAGGGCATCGAGCCGGGCGCGAAGCTCGGTGGCTACGACATCCCGGTTTACGTTCACGTCATGTTCCAGGGCATGTTCGCCATCATCACCCCGGCCCTGATTAGTGGGGCGATCGCGGAACGCATTCGGTTCTGGCCGTTCTGCCTCTTCATGGTGCTGTGGGTCACGTTCGTGTACTGCCCGCTGGCTCACATGGTTTGGGCGTTCGACTGGTTCGACAACGGTATCCCTCTGGCCAAGCGCGGCGGTGCGGCGATCGGACTCCTCGGGAAAATGGGCGCGCTCGACTTCGCTGGTGGTACCGTCGTTCACATTGCCGCGGGTATGGCGGGTTTGGCGTGCTGCCTGGTTCTCGGGAAGCGGGCCGGGTACCCGAAGCAGATCGCGCACCCGAACAGCATGGTGCTGACGCTCTTGGGTGCGGGCCTGCTGTGGTTCGGGTGGTTCGGGTTCAACGGCGGTAGCTCGGTTCGGGGTGACAGCTTGGCCGGGTCCGCGTTCGCCGCGACCCAAGCTGCTGCTGCTGCCGCCGGGTTGGGCTGGATGTTGGTCGAATGGCTCCACAAGGGCAAGCCGACCGCGCTGGGCTTGGCGTCCGGTATCGTCGCGGGGCTGGTCGCTGTCACGCCCGCGAGCGGGTTCGTGTACATGTGGGGCGCGGTCCTGATCGGGTTGGCCGCGGCCGTTCTCTGTTATCTCGCGGTCGCACTGAAAAACGTGCTCGGGTACGACGACTCGCTCGACGCTTTCGGCGTCCACGGGGTCGGCGGGTTCGTCGGGGCCATCCTGACCGGGGTGTTCTGCTCCACGCTCGTCAACTCTGCCGGCACCGACGGCCCGTTCGCGTTTTCCGCGCACCGCAGCCGGTTGGAAGCGCTGAAGAAGGACGAGGGCAAGATGATTAAGGACGCGAAGGCCGAGGCGGACAAGGCCGCTGCCGACGCGAAAGCCAAAGAAACCGAGTCCGCGACGCAGATCGAAGCGCTGACCAAGGCCAAGGACGAAGCCGAGAAGAAGTTCACCGAAGCGACGATCGGAAAGCGCGAAGCCGAAGCCAAGGCGCTCACCGAAGCCAAAGAGAAGCTGAAGGAAGCGACCGACCCGCTGGACAAGCTCAAGGACGAGGCCACGCTGAAGGCCGACGCAGCAAAGAAGATGGAAGACGATCAAACCGCGCTGCAAGCGACTGCCGACAAGCAGGACGTCGACGGCAAGTCCGGGCTCTCGCAACTGTTCATCCAGATCAAGGCCGCGGTGTTCTCGGTCGTGTTCGCGTTCGTGCTGAGTTTGGGTCTGGTGCTCCTCACGCAAGCGATTACGCTCGGGAACTTTAAGACCGATGCGAAGTCGGAGGCCGAGGGCCTGGACCGGACGGAGCACGGCGAAGTCGGGTTCGACTTCAGCGGTGCTACGGAATCGGCCACGGTCGTTTCCACCGAACCGCGGGCCGCGAGCGCCCCGCGCGGGAACGGCCGCTTCGACGTGCAAATCGCCGGCGCCGACTCGAAGGAACTCATGGCGATCTGGTCCGAACTGTGCAAGCCGACCGATGGGGCGCCGGACAAGGACTTCATCGCGGTGTACCCGCACGTGACCACGATCCGCGGGACCACGTTCCGGTGCCGTGACGGTGACCCGGCCGCGATCACGAAGCGCCTGGCGTCGCTGTTCACCCGCCTCGCGAAGAAGCCCGTGACGGCCACGAAAGTGTGA
- a CDS encoding P-II family nitrogen regulator: protein MKLIVAIIRPEKLEDVQKALAERDVYLMTVSDVRGCGRQRGYTEVYRTTEVQIRLIPKLKLEIAVNEAFVEATVEAIIHAARTGDTGTIGDGKIFVLSLEDCVRIRTGERGSEAIGP from the coding sequence ATGAAACTCATTGTTGCGATCATTCGTCCAGAAAAGCTCGAAGATGTACAGAAGGCGCTCGCGGAGCGCGACGTCTACCTGATGACGGTGAGCGACGTCCGCGGGTGCGGGCGCCAGCGCGGCTACACCGAAGTGTACCGCACCACGGAAGTGCAAATTCGGCTCATTCCGAAGCTGAAACTGGAGATCGCCGTCAACGAGGCGTTCGTCGAAGCGACGGTCGAAGCCATCATCCACGCGGCGCGCACCGGCGATACGGGCACCATCGGCGACGGGAAGATTTTCGTGCTCTCGCTCGAAGATTGCGTTCGCATCCGTACCGGCGAGCGCGGGTCCGAAGCGATCGGGCCGTGA
- a CDS encoding chemotaxis protein CheA has protein sequence MNDIIREFLVESHESLAQLDLDLVTLEKEPGERETLARVFRVIHTVKGTAGFLGLAKLQAVGHAGETLLSKVRSGVLTFNADIATALLGVVDAVRKILAALEANETEGDGDYSSVIQALERLIPATAARSLAHSPPVVREAPVTPPPSPPPPGGVPPPPPPPAAQAPSGLEMPPPALKPKLPAPESGEGRGPAVSDSSIRVDVGLLDKLMTLVGELVLARNQIVQYSGTQEDSGFLGAVQRLNGLTTELQAGVMKTRMQPIGNVWAKFPRVVRDLAIACGKQVRLEMDGQETELDRTIIEAIRDPLTHIVRNAIDHGIEFPRARTESGKPPEGRLLLHAYHESGKVVIEIGDDGGGIDPQRVRDKAVSAKIVTPEGAARMTEVELLNLIFLPGFSTTDRVTHFSGRGVGMDVVRTNVEKIGGVVDVQSRLGRGTTIKMKIPLTLAIVPALTVVTGGDRYAIPQVNLLELVRLEADQVRSAIEFVHGAPVYRLRGSLLPLVYLARELRVESLQPPDSEVNIVILQADDRRFGLVVDEIRDSVEIVVKPLQKLLKGAAVFAGATIMDDGRVALILDVVGLAQRANVVRGARERALGNRGAATGPEARQLLLLFATPGDGRVAVPLDQVARLEEFDRGAIETVGGAIMVQYRGTILPLLHATDAVPRDAGAPVQVVVFTGAGAHFGLVVERVLDIVESPAVNRSKAARPGVLFNAVVHDRITEFLDVDALVQQARG, from the coding sequence GTGAATGACATCATCCGCGAGTTCCTGGTCGAAAGCCACGAGAGCCTCGCGCAGCTCGACCTCGACCTCGTCACCCTCGAAAAAGAGCCGGGGGAACGGGAGACGCTGGCGCGGGTATTCCGCGTCATTCACACGGTAAAGGGCACGGCCGGGTTCCTCGGGCTGGCGAAGCTCCAGGCCGTCGGTCACGCCGGTGAAACGCTCCTGAGTAAGGTTCGCTCTGGCGTACTCACGTTTAACGCCGACATCGCGACCGCACTGTTGGGTGTGGTGGATGCCGTTCGGAAAATCCTCGCCGCGCTCGAAGCGAACGAGACCGAGGGCGACGGCGATTATTCCTCAGTCATTCAAGCTCTCGAACGACTCATCCCTGCCACTGCCGCGCGCTCGCTCGCACATTCGCCGCCCGTAGTCCGAGAGGCTCCAGTAACTCCGCCGCCTTCGCCCCCACCGCCGGGGGGCGTGCCTCCGCCTCCACCCCCTCCGGCCGCACAAGCGCCGAGTGGGTTGGAAATGCCCCCGCCAGCCCTCAAGCCGAAACTGCCCGCACCAGAATCCGGCGAGGGCCGGGGGCCGGCCGTGTCCGACTCCAGCATCCGCGTAGACGTTGGCTTACTCGACAAACTTATGACGCTCGTGGGCGAACTGGTCCTCGCGCGCAACCAGATCGTGCAATACAGCGGGACGCAGGAAGATTCCGGGTTTCTGGGAGCGGTTCAGCGGTTGAACGGGCTCACGACGGAACTACAAGCCGGCGTGATGAAAACGCGCATGCAGCCCATCGGGAACGTGTGGGCGAAGTTCCCGCGGGTCGTGCGCGACCTGGCCATTGCGTGCGGTAAACAGGTTCGACTCGAGATGGACGGTCAGGAAACGGAACTCGATCGCACCATTATCGAAGCCATCCGCGACCCGCTCACGCACATCGTCCGCAACGCGATTGACCACGGGATCGAGTTCCCGCGCGCCCGCACCGAGAGCGGGAAGCCGCCCGAGGGCCGACTGCTGCTCCACGCTTATCACGAGAGCGGCAAGGTCGTCATCGAGATCGGTGACGACGGCGGCGGGATCGACCCGCAACGGGTACGCGACAAGGCGGTTTCGGCCAAGATCGTTACGCCCGAAGGCGCCGCCCGCATGACCGAAGTGGAGTTATTGAACCTGATCTTCCTGCCGGGGTTCTCGACCACCGACCGTGTGACCCACTTCTCCGGGCGCGGCGTGGGCATGGACGTGGTGCGAACCAACGTCGAGAAGATCGGCGGTGTGGTGGACGTGCAGAGCCGACTCGGGCGCGGCACCACCATCAAAATGAAGATCCCGCTCACGCTCGCGATCGTCCCGGCGCTCACCGTCGTCACCGGCGGGGATCGGTACGCGATCCCACAAGTGAACCTGCTCGAACTGGTGAGACTCGAAGCCGATCAGGTTCGCAGTGCGATCGAGTTCGTCCACGGTGCGCCGGTGTACCGGCTCCGCGGGAGCCTGCTTCCACTGGTCTACCTCGCACGCGAGCTGCGGGTCGAGTCCCTTCAGCCCCCCGACAGTGAAGTGAACATCGTCATCCTCCAGGCCGACGATCGGCGCTTCGGGCTGGTCGTTGACGAGATCCGCGACTCCGTCGAGATCGTGGTCAAGCCGCTGCAGAAGCTGCTTAAAGGCGCCGCGGTGTTCGCGGGCGCGACCATCATGGACGACGGGCGGGTCGCACTGATCCTCGATGTTGTGGGGCTGGCGCAACGGGCGAACGTGGTTCGCGGGGCGCGCGAACGGGCGCTCGGTAACAGGGGCGCCGCCACCGGCCCCGAGGCGCGTCAGCTGCTCCTCCTGTTTGCGACCCCGGGCGACGGGCGCGTGGCCGTGCCATTGGACCAAGTTGCGCGCCTCGAGGAGTTCGACCGTGGTGCCATCGAAACGGTCGGCGGCGCGATCATGGTGCAGTACCGGGGCACGATTTTGCCGCTGCTTCACGCAACCGACGCGGTCCCCCGCGATGCGGGCGCCCCGGTTCAGGTCGTGGTGTTCACGGGAGCGGGCGCGCACTTCGGGCTGGTGGTCGAGCGCGTCCTCGACATCGTTGAAAGCCCGGCCGTGAACCGGTCGAAGGCGGCGCGCCCCGGGGTGCTGTTTAACGCGGTGGTCCACGACCGCATCACCGAGTTCCTCGACGTGGACGCGCTCGTTCAGCAGGCCCGGGGATGA
- a CDS encoding chemotaxis protein CheW, with amino-acid sequence MTESRQVCTFYLDGHYFGIDVLKVQEVLRPQEMTRVPLAPAAVRGLINLRGRIVTAIDLRRRLELPDRPADRPPVNVVVPTDDGAVSLLVDEVGDVLDVTGAVLEPVPETLVGAVRELIRGAYPLDGRLLLVLDPARVTAEPN; translated from the coding sequence GTGACCGAGTCGCGCCAGGTTTGCACGTTCTACCTCGACGGGCATTATTTCGGCATCGACGTACTGAAGGTGCAAGAGGTGCTCCGCCCCCAGGAAATGACGCGGGTGCCGCTCGCGCCCGCCGCGGTGCGCGGGCTGATTAACTTGCGCGGGCGGATCGTGACCGCGATCGACTTGCGGCGCCGACTGGAACTGCCCGACCGCCCGGCGGACCGGCCCCCGGTGAACGTCGTTGTACCGACCGACGACGGCGCGGTGAGCCTGCTCGTGGACGAGGTCGGGGACGTTCTGGACGTCACGGGGGCCGTTCTCGAACCGGTGCCCGAAACGCTGGTGGGTGCGGTCCGCGAGCTGATCCGCGGCGCGTACCCGCTCGACGGGCGCTTGCTCCTGGTTCTCGACCCCGCCCGCGTCACCGCCGAGCCGAACTGA
- a CDS encoding methyl-accepting chemotaxis protein, which produces MTRSALALLTNVPIGPRLVGGFVLIALVCALVGYWGVRSINKVNVLMTNSSTNLVPSLYALAKVRSGVLAAQRAERTNLMALRAKDEPVRATTVLVKENAWRYIREGTAEYESLPMTDREKHLWAQFLPRFDEWKRDFEAGETAVRAGELDRAERIIYSAIPNAGRLNELLNELIENQNEQAKVQQEQAVALHAEARATLWGISAVGVLSAIALGVVLTVSVTRPLSRAMTVLEAVAKGDLTQRAEIRSRDEVGRVGEALDTAIGTLQAARERDAYYAGQITAFSRVQAVVEFELDGTIVSANPNFLHMMGYSLEEVRGHHHGMFVAEAERNSPAYRDLWARLVRGEYQTGEFRQLGKGGKEVWTRGAYFPIIDLNGKPYKVVKYATDVTHLKKIEATLEQTVESLAGSARELTAVSQQMAANAEETATQANVASGAAEDVSEHIGTVAAGTEEMGASIKEIAKNATDAAKVATAAVKVAERTNIMIAKLGESSTEIGNVVKVITSIAQQTNLLALNATIEAARAGEAGKGFAVVANEVKELAKQTARATEDISRKIEAIQTDTRGAVEAIGQIGKIINQINDIQNSIASAVEQQTATTGEMSRNVAEAAHGSGEIALNITGVAQAARSTTEGANDTKLAADELARMAVGLQQLVAQLKM; this is translated from the coding sequence ATGACCCGCTCCGCTCTCGCGCTACTCACGAACGTTCCGATCGGTCCCCGACTCGTCGGCGGGTTCGTTCTCATTGCCCTGGTCTGTGCGCTCGTTGGCTACTGGGGCGTTCGCTCGATTAACAAGGTCAACGTGCTGATGACGAACTCCAGCACCAACCTCGTCCCGTCCCTCTACGCGCTCGCGAAGGTGAGGAGCGGGGTGCTCGCCGCACAGCGGGCCGAGCGCACTAATCTGATGGCGCTGCGGGCCAAAGACGAACCGGTGCGGGCCACGACCGTTTTGGTTAAAGAGAACGCTTGGCGGTACATCCGCGAGGGGACGGCCGAGTACGAATCCCTACCGATGACCGACCGCGAGAAGCACTTGTGGGCTCAGTTCTTGCCCCGGTTCGACGAGTGGAAGCGGGATTTTGAGGCCGGGGAGACCGCGGTCCGGGCCGGCGAGTTGGACCGGGCCGAGCGGATCATTTATTCCGCGATCCCGAACGCGGGCCGGCTGAACGAGCTGCTCAACGAGCTGATCGAGAACCAGAACGAACAAGCGAAAGTACAGCAAGAACAGGCCGTTGCTTTACACGCGGAGGCACGGGCCACTCTTTGGGGCATCAGTGCGGTCGGGGTACTCAGTGCGATTGCGCTGGGCGTGGTACTCACCGTATCGGTGACCCGCCCCCTCAGTCGGGCAATGACGGTCCTCGAAGCCGTCGCTAAGGGCGACCTGACTCAACGGGCCGAGATCCGGTCGCGCGACGAGGTCGGCCGCGTCGGTGAGGCACTGGACACCGCCATCGGCACGCTCCAGGCGGCGCGCGAGCGGGACGCATATTACGCGGGCCAGATCACGGCCTTCAGCCGGGTCCAGGCGGTGGTCGAATTCGAGTTGGACGGCACCATCGTGAGCGCCAACCCGAACTTCCTTCACATGATGGGCTACTCTTTGGAAGAGGTCCGCGGGCACCACCACGGCATGTTTGTAGCGGAGGCCGAGCGCAACAGCCCGGCGTACCGAGATCTCTGGGCGCGCCTGGTCCGCGGGGAATATCAGACGGGCGAGTTCCGGCAGCTCGGCAAGGGCGGCAAGGAAGTCTGGACCCGGGGGGCGTACTTCCCCATCATCGACTTGAACGGCAAGCCGTACAAGGTTGTCAAGTACGCGACCGACGTAACGCACCTCAAAAAGATCGAAGCGACCCTGGAACAAACTGTGGAATCGTTGGCCGGTTCTGCCCGCGAGCTGACGGCCGTGAGCCAACAAATGGCGGCGAACGCCGAGGAGACCGCGACCCAGGCGAACGTCGCGTCCGGTGCCGCCGAGGACGTGAGCGAGCACATCGGCACCGTCGCCGCGGGTACCGAGGAAATGGGCGCCAGTATTAAGGAGATCGCGAAGAACGCGACCGATGCCGCGAAGGTCGCGACGGCCGCGGTTAAAGTCGCGGAGAGGACCAATATCATGATCGCGAAACTCGGGGAGAGCAGTACGGAAATCGGTAACGTGGTGAAGGTCATCACCTCGATCGCCCAACAGACGAACCTCTTGGCACTGAACGCGACCATTGAGGCCGCTCGAGCCGGTGAAGCGGGCAAGGGGTTCGCGGTCGTCGCCAACGAGGTCAAGGAACTCGCCAAGCAAACCGCCCGCGCGACCGAAGACATTAGCCGTAAGATCGAGGCCATTCAGACCGACACCCGAGGGGCGGTCGAGGCCATTGGCCAGATCGGTAAGATCATTAATCAGATTAACGACATCCAGAACAGCATCGCGTCCGCGGTCGAACAACAAACGGCCACGACGGGTGAGATGAGCCGCAACGTGGCTGAAGCCGCACACGGGAGTGGGGAAATCGCGCTGAACATCACGGGCGTGGCTCAAGCCGCCCGGAGCACGACCGAAGGGGCCAACGACACCAAACTCGCGGCCGACGAACTGGCTCGTATGGCCGTTGGGCTCCAACAGCTCGTTGCGCAGCTCAAGATGTAG
- a CDS encoding response regulator, translated as MRAMVLDDSRTVRLIIGKILTEMGIEVIEAGNGREGLDRMRANPDLGLVLVDWNMPELNGLEFIKAVRATRAYDPVRLVMVTTETEQEQVVRALDAGANEYVMKPFTKEILVAKLSLLDVFGES; from the coding sequence ATGCGCGCGATGGTTCTCGACGACTCCCGAACGGTCCGCCTCATTATTGGCAAGATCCTCACGGAAATGGGGATCGAGGTGATCGAGGCCGGGAACGGGCGCGAGGGCTTGGACCGGATGCGCGCGAACCCCGATCTGGGGCTCGTTCTCGTGGACTGGAACATGCCCGAACTGAACGGGCTCGAGTTCATCAAGGCCGTGCGCGCGACCCGCGCCTATGACCCGGTCCGGCTCGTGATGGTGACCACGGAGACCGAGCAGGAGCAGGTCGTCCGGGCGCTCGATGCGGGGGCCAACGAGTACGTGATGAAGCCCTTCACCAAAGAGATCCTGGTCGCCAAACTGAGCCTCCTCGACGTCTTCGGGGAGTCGTGA
- a CDS encoding protein-glutamate methylesterase/protein-glutamine glutaminase, which translates to MSKIRVLVVDDSALFRRMVTEELSADPALEVVGTAANGKIALTKLSQVKPDVVLLDVEMPELDGLATLREIRKKDPRLPVIMFSALTERGATETLEALSLGATEYFTKPAATGGLGDSLRIIRDELIPEIKAICGSRVQLAPPGLHRSAGLTPPSTRRPGAGPSGAFAALPARVDVVAVAASTGGPSALTTLFAGLPADLAVPVLIVQHMPPVFTGLLAQRLSAQNPLPIAEGLADEPLAPGRAWLAPGDYHMGVERNATGVKLVIERSAQENSCRPAADVLFRSVARVYGPNVLAVVLTGMGQDGLRGCEAVKAAGGQVVVQDEATSVVWGMPGFVARAGLADKVLPLALIAPEIVRRLRAGREAR; encoded by the coding sequence GTGTCCAAGATCCGCGTCCTCGTCGTGGACGATTCCGCCCTGTTCCGGCGCATGGTCACGGAGGAGCTCTCCGCGGACCCGGCACTGGAAGTCGTGGGCACCGCGGCCAACGGCAAAATCGCGCTCACCAAACTCTCACAGGTGAAACCCGACGTCGTGCTCCTGGACGTCGAGATGCCGGAACTCGACGGCCTCGCCACCCTCCGCGAGATCCGCAAGAAAGATCCGCGGCTCCCGGTCATCATGTTCAGCGCGCTCACCGAGCGCGGCGCGACCGAGACCCTCGAGGCGCTCTCGCTGGGCGCGACAGAGTACTTCACGAAGCCCGCCGCGACGGGCGGTTTGGGCGACTCGCTCCGCATCATCCGTGACGAACTGATTCCCGAAATTAAAGCGATTTGCGGCTCCCGGGTGCAACTCGCGCCGCCGGGCCTGCACCGGTCCGCGGGCCTGACACCGCCGAGCACCAGGCGCCCCGGGGCCGGCCCTTCTGGGGCATTCGCGGCGCTGCCGGCGCGCGTCGATGTCGTCGCGGTCGCGGCCTCGACCGGTGGCCCGAGCGCTCTCACCACTCTGTTCGCGGGCCTCCCAGCGGACCTCGCCGTTCCAGTGCTTATCGTCCAACACATGCCCCCGGTGTTCACCGGACTGCTGGCCCAACGGCTCTCCGCGCAGAACCCACTGCCGATCGCAGAAGGGCTGGCGGACGAACCGCTCGCTCCCGGGCGGGCGTGGCTCGCCCCCGGTGATTATCACATGGGTGTGGAGCGCAACGCGACCGGTGTAAAACTCGTCATCGAGCGCAGCGCGCAGGAGAACTCGTGCCGCCCGGCCGCCGACGTGCTGTTCCGCTCGGTCGCACGGGTCTACGGGCCGAACGTGCTCGCGGTGGTGCTCACGGGAATGGGCCAGGACGGGCTGCGCGGGTGCGAAGCGGTGAAGGCGGCCGGCGGGCAGGTCGTCGTACAGGACGAAGCCACATCGGTCGTTTGGGGGATGCCGGGGTTCGTGGCGCGCGCGGGGCTGGCCGACAAAGTTCTCCCCCTCGCGCTGATCGCGCCCGAGATCGTGCGCCGGCTCCGCGCCGGTCGGGAGGCGCGATGA
- a CDS encoding CheR family methyltransferase: MTPGEYEFVCKFVRERSSIVLDSGKEYLVDTRLAPVARQFQLESVSALIAKLRATRDADLQTRVVEAMVTTETLFFRDRDPFESLRTTVLPDLIRRRAGERQLNVWSAACSTGQEAYSFVMLVRQHFPELADWNVSVLATDLSEEVLAKARAGRYNQVEINRGLPAALMVRYFKQTGTTWQLADDVRRAVEFRALNLTKPWPALPRMDLVFLRNVMIYFDVDTKKAVLQRAARVLCPDGYLLLGGAETTLNLDTPFQRVENIKGGFHQLAKQVTR, translated from the coding sequence ATGACCCCCGGAGAATACGAGTTCGTGTGCAAGTTCGTGCGCGAGCGCAGCTCGATCGTCCTCGATTCGGGCAAGGAGTACCTCGTTGATACCCGGCTCGCGCCGGTCGCGCGGCAGTTCCAACTCGAGTCCGTGAGCGCGCTGATCGCGAAGCTGCGTGCGACGCGCGACGCGGACCTCCAGACCCGCGTCGTCGAGGCGATGGTCACGACCGAGACGCTGTTCTTCCGCGACCGCGACCCGTTCGAGAGCCTGCGAACCACGGTGCTCCCGGACCTGATCCGGCGCCGCGCGGGCGAGCGCCAGTTGAACGTGTGGTCGGCGGCGTGTTCGACGGGGCAGGAGGCGTACAGTTTCGTGATGCTGGTCCGCCAGCACTTCCCGGAACTGGCCGACTGGAACGTAAGTGTACTGGCGACCGATTTGTCCGAGGAAGTGCTCGCGAAGGCCCGAGCGGGGCGGTACAACCAGGTCGAGATCAACCGCGGGCTGCCGGCCGCTCTGATGGTGCGCTATTTCAAACAGACCGGGACCACCTGGCAACTGGCCGATGACGTGCGCCGGGCGGTCGAGTTCCGCGCACTCAATCTGACCAAGCCCTGGCCCGCGTTGCCGAGAATGGATCTCGTGTTCTTGCGGAACGTGATGATCTACTTCGATGTGGACACGAAAAAGGCCGTCCTCCAGCGCGCGGCTCGCGTACTGTGCCCGGACGGTTACTTACTGTTGGGCGGGGCCGAAACGACTCTCAATCTCGATACCCCGTTCCAGCGCGTCGAGAACATTAAGGGCGGGTTCCATCAACTCGCGAAGCAGGTGACCCGGTGA
- a CDS encoding chemotaxis protein CheX — translation MTTSDELVATLDEAVTGALRALVGVESAVRTAGAASALEGFADVSAVLVVTTRAGEGYFVLSFTGAVGTALAKLILADVTAAPDPEMMRDCLGEVVNVIAGQAKTLLVGTPLHFVLGTPTVATGPPALAVLSRVLVAFTSDIGEFTLHVRLPA, via the coding sequence GTGACCACGTCGGACGAACTGGTCGCGACGCTCGACGAGGCCGTTACGGGCGCGTTGCGCGCGCTGGTCGGCGTCGAGTCCGCGGTGCGCACCGCGGGAGCCGCGTCCGCACTCGAAGGGTTCGCGGACGTTTCCGCGGTTCTGGTCGTGACGACGCGGGCCGGGGAAGGGTACTTCGTGCTGAGTTTCACCGGGGCCGTTGGGACCGCGCTCGCGAAGTTGATTTTGGCCGACGTCACCGCCGCGCCGGACCCGGAGATGATGCGCGACTGCCTCGGTGAGGTCGTCAACGTCATCGCGGGTCAGGCGAAAACGCTCCTCGTCGGCACACCGCTTCACTTCGTGCTCGGTACCCCGACCGTCGCGACCGGCCCGCCCGCGCTCGCGGTTCTATCGCGCGTACTCGTCGCGTTCACCAGCGACATCGGCGAATTCACTCTTCACGTCCGCTTACCGGCCTGA